A genomic region of Klebsiella sp. RIT-PI-d contains the following coding sequences:
- the cecR gene encoding transcriptional regulator CecR: MNITPATSKGEQAKSQLIHSALAQFGEYGMNATTRDIAAQAGHNIAAIAYYFGSKEDLYLACAQWIADFIGEQFQAQTDAAEKLLAQPEPDKTAIRALILNACEHMIALLTRDETMSLSKFISREQLSPTPAYRLIHDRVIAPMHSHLTQLVAAWTGLDATDTRTILHTHALLGEVLAFRLGRETILLRTGWSQFDDEKTALIFQTVTCHIDLILHGLSKGA; the protein is encoded by the coding sequence ATGAACATCACGCCCGCCACCAGTAAAGGCGAACAGGCTAAAAGCCAGCTCATTCATTCGGCGCTGGCCCAGTTTGGTGAGTACGGCATGAATGCCACCACCCGGGACATTGCCGCGCAGGCCGGACACAATATTGCGGCAATCGCCTACTATTTCGGATCGAAAGAGGATCTCTATCTCGCCTGTGCGCAGTGGATTGCCGATTTTATCGGCGAGCAGTTTCAGGCTCAGACCGATGCGGCAGAAAAACTGCTGGCGCAACCTGAACCGGATAAAACCGCGATTCGTGCTCTGATCCTCAATGCCTGCGAACATATGATTGCCCTACTGACCCGCGATGAAACGATGAGCCTGAGCAAGTTTATCTCCCGCGAGCAGCTCTCCCCCACGCCTGCCTATCGGTTGATTCACGACCGGGTCATTGCTCCGATGCATTCGCATTTAACGCAGCTTGTCGCCGCCTGGACCGGTCTTGATGCCACCGATACGCGGACCATTTTGCATACTCATGCGCTGCTGGGAGAAGTGCTGGCCTTCCGTCTGGGCAGGGAAACCATCCTGCTGCGCACCGGCTGGTCGCAGTTTGACGACGAAAAAACGGCGCTGATTTTCCAGACCGTCACCTGCCACATCGATCTTATTCTGCACGGATTATCGAAAGGAGCCTGA
- the rhlE gene encoding ATP-dependent RNA helicase RhlE — MSFDTLGLSPEILRAVAEQGYREPTPIQQQAIPAVLEGRDIMASAQTGTGKTAGFTLPLLQHLSQRAPVKGQRPVRALILTPTRELAAQIGENVREYSKYLNIRSLVVFGGVSINPQMMKLRSGVDILVATPGRLLDLEHQNAVKLDNIEVLVLDEADRMLDMGFIHDIRRVLAKLPAKRQNLLFSATFSDDIKTLAEKLLRNPLEIEVARRNTASEQISQHVHFVDKKRKRELLSQMIGEGNWQQVLVFTRTKHGANHLAEQLNKDGIRSAAIHGNKSQGARTRALADFKSGDIRVLVATDIAARGLDIEELPHVVNYELPNVPEDYVHRIGRTGRAAATGEALSLVCVDEHKLLHDIERLLKKEIPRIALDGYQPDPSIKAEPIQNGRQQRGGGGGRGQGGRGQQQPRRTDGGAPKARSPRSSEGKPAGEKPRRPRPRKPSAA, encoded by the coding sequence ATGTCTTTTGATACCCTTGGCCTGAGTCCTGAAATCCTGCGCGCCGTCGCGGAACAGGGATACCGTGAGCCAACCCCTATCCAGCAACAAGCGATCCCCGCTGTGCTGGAAGGCCGCGATATTATGGCCAGCGCCCAGACCGGCACCGGTAAGACCGCCGGATTTACGCTGCCGCTGCTTCAGCATCTCTCTCAGCGTGCGCCGGTAAAAGGTCAGCGCCCGGTGCGCGCGCTGATCCTGACGCCAACCCGTGAACTGGCAGCTCAGATTGGTGAAAATGTTCGTGAGTACAGCAAATATCTCAATATCCGTTCACTGGTGGTATTCGGTGGCGTAAGCATTAATCCGCAGATGATGAAACTGCGCAGCGGCGTCGATATCCTGGTCGCCACGCCCGGTCGTCTGCTGGATCTTGAACATCAAAATGCAGTGAAGTTAGACAACATCGAAGTGCTGGTGCTGGATGAAGCCGACCGTATGCTGGATATGGGCTTTATTCACGATATCCGCCGCGTGCTGGCAAAACTTCCGGCTAAGCGTCAGAACCTGCTGTTCTCTGCGACCTTCTCAGACGACATCAAAACGCTGGCTGAAAAGCTGCTGCGCAATCCGCTGGAAATCGAAGTGGCACGCCGCAATACTGCCTCCGAGCAAATTTCACAGCACGTGCATTTCGTTGATAAGAAACGCAAGCGGGAACTGCTGTCACAGATGATCGGCGAAGGTAACTGGCAGCAGGTACTGGTTTTCACCCGTACCAAGCACGGCGCCAACCATCTGGCAGAGCAGCTGAACAAAGACGGCATCCGCAGCGCGGCGATCCACGGCAATAAAAGTCAGGGCGCACGTACCCGCGCCCTGGCCGATTTTAAATCCGGCGACATTCGCGTGCTGGTGGCAACCGACATCGCGGCACGCGGTCTGGACATCGAAGAGCTGCCGCACGTGGTAAACTATGAGTTGCCGAACGTACCGGAAGATTATGTTCACCGCATCGGTCGTACCGGACGCGCAGCCGCTACCGGTGAAGCGCTGTCTCTGGTGTGCGTCGATGAGCATAAGTTGCTGCACGATATTGAACGCCTGTTGAAAAAAGAGATCCCGCGTATTGCGCTGGACGGTTATCAGCCTGACCCGTCAATTAAAGCTGAGCCGATCCAGAACGGTCGCCAGCAGCGTGGCGGCGGCGGTGGTCGTGGTCAGGGCGGTCGTGGTCAGCAGCAGCCTCGTCGCACTGACGGTGGCGCGCCGAAAGCCAGAAGTCCACGCAGCAGCGAGGGTAAACCGGCCGGAGAGAAGCCGCGTCGTCCGCGTCCGCGTAAACCGTCAGCAGCATAA
- the dinG gene encoding ATP-dependent DNA helicase DinG: MTLTPALKAQIAAWYKALQQQIPDFISRLPQRQMIADVAKTLAGEEGRHLAIEAPTGVGKTLSYLIPGIAIAREDQKTLVISTANVALQDQIYTKDLPLLKKIIPELRFTAAFGRGRYVCTRNLTALASSEETQQDLLAFLDDDLTPNNKEEQQHCAKLKGDLDSYKWDGLRDHTDRAISDDLWRRLSTDKASCLNRNCHYYRECPFFVARREIQEAEVVVANHALVMAAMETDAVLPEAKNLLLVLDEGHHLPEVARDALEMSAEITAPWYRLQLDLFTKLVATCLEQFRPKTLPPLATPERLNAHCEELYELIASLNAILTLYLPATQQAEHRFVMGELPEEVMTICQRLAKLTELLRSLAEAFLNDLGEKTGTHDVVRLHRAILQMNRALGMFEAQSKLWRLASMAQASGAPVSKWATRDIRDGQTHMFFHCVGIRVSDQLEKLLWRSVPHIIVTSATLRSLNSFSRLQEMSGLKEKAGDRFVALDSPFNHIEQGKIIIPQMQFEPLIENEEQHVAEMATFFRQELESKKHRGMLVLFASGRAMQRFLEHVTDLRLLLLVQGDQPRYRLVEHHRKRIEAGERSVLVGLQSFAEGLDLKGELLSQVHIHKIAFPPVDSPVVVTEGEWLKSLKRYPFEVQSLPSASFNLIQQVGRLIRSHSCWGEIVIYDKRLLTKNYGKRLLDALPVFPISQPAVPDVIVSKTKAKPARRKRR; the protein is encoded by the coding sequence ATGACCCTTACTCCCGCGTTAAAAGCGCAAATCGCCGCCTGGTATAAGGCGCTACAACAGCAAATTCCGGATTTCATTTCCCGTCTGCCGCAGCGACAGATGATAGCTGACGTGGCGAAAACCCTTGCCGGAGAAGAAGGGCGTCATCTGGCGATTGAAGCGCCTACCGGCGTCGGAAAAACGCTGTCCTATTTAATCCCCGGCATAGCTATCGCGCGCGAAGACCAAAAAACGCTGGTGATCAGCACGGCCAATGTCGCCTTACAAGATCAGATCTACACCAAAGATCTCCCGCTGCTGAAAAAAATAATCCCTGAACTGCGCTTTACCGCGGCGTTTGGCCGTGGTCGCTACGTGTGTACGCGTAACCTGACCGCGCTCGCCAGCAGCGAAGAGACTCAGCAGGATCTGCTGGCATTTCTTGACGACGATCTGACGCCCAATAACAAAGAAGAACAGCAGCACTGCGCGAAGCTTAAGGGCGATCTCGACAGTTATAAGTGGGACGGGCTGCGCGATCATACCGACCGCGCCATTAGCGACGATCTGTGGCGGCGGCTCAGTACCGATAAAGCCAGCTGCCTGAACCGCAACTGTCATTACTACCGTGAATGCCCCTTCTTTGTCGCCCGCCGGGAAATTCAGGAAGCGGAAGTGGTAGTGGCAAACCACGCGCTGGTAATGGCGGCAATGGAAACCGATGCGGTATTGCCAGAAGCTAAAAATTTGCTGCTGGTACTGGATGAGGGCCATCACCTGCCGGAGGTGGCGCGCGACGCGCTGGAAATGAGCGCTGAAATTACCGCGCCGTGGTACCGGCTTCAGCTCGATCTTTTCACTAAACTGGTGGCAACCTGCCTTGAGCAGTTTCGCCCGAAAACGCTGCCGCCGCTGGCCACGCCTGAGCGTCTGAATGCCCACTGCGAAGAACTTTATGAGCTGATCGCTTCTCTTAACGCCATCCTGACGCTTTATCTCCCGGCAACCCAGCAGGCCGAGCATCGTTTTGTTATGGGCGAGCTGCCGGAAGAGGTGATGACGATTTGCCAGCGGCTGGCAAAACTAACGGAACTGCTGCGCAGTCTGGCGGAGGCGTTTCTGAACGATCTGGGTGAGAAAACCGGCACGCATGACGTGGTGCGTTTGCATCGGGCAATCCTGCAAATGAACCGGGCACTGGGGATGTTTGAAGCGCAAAGCAAGCTCTGGCGACTGGCGTCAATGGCGCAGGCTTCTGGCGCACCGGTTTCAAAGTGGGCAACGCGTGATATCCGTGATGGCCAGACGCACATGTTCTTCCACTGCGTTGGCATCCGGGTCAGCGATCAGCTTGAAAAACTGCTCTGGCGTAGCGTGCCACATATCATCGTGACCTCAGCCACGTTGCGCTCGCTAAACAGTTTCTCGCGCTTACAGGAAATGAGCGGCCTGAAGGAAAAAGCCGGCGATCGCTTCGTGGCTCTGGATTCGCCCTTTAACCACATTGAGCAGGGCAAAATCATTATCCCGCAAATGCAGTTTGAGCCGCTTATCGAAAACGAAGAACAGCACGTAGCTGAAATGGCGACGTTTTTCCGCCAGGAGCTGGAGAGCAAAAAGCATCGTGGGATGCTGGTGCTGTTTGCCAGCGGCCGGGCTATGCAGCGTTTTCTTGAGCATGTCACAGACCTGAGACTCCTGCTGCTGGTGCAGGGCGACCAGCCGCGTTATCGGCTGGTAGAACATCACCGCAAGCGCATAGAGGCAGGAGAACGAAGCGTGCTGGTTGGGCTGCAATCTTTTGCCGAGGGGCTGGATCTCAAAGGCGAGCTGTTAAGTCAGGTTCATATTCACAAAATTGCCTTCCCGCCTGTTGATAGCCCGGTGGTCGTTACCGAAGGCGAATGGCTGAAAAGCCTGAAACGTTATCCCTTCGAAGTGCAAAGTTTGCCCAGTGCCTCTTTCAATCTTATTCAGCAGGTGGGGCGTTTGATCCGTAGCCATAGCTGCTGGGGTGAAATCGTCATTTATGACAAACGCCTGTTGACCAAAAATTACGGCAAACGGCTGCTGGATGCGCTGCCGGTGTTTCCCATTTCCCAACCTGCGGTGCCTGACGTTATAGTGAGTAAAACCAAAGCAAAACCAGCGCGTCGTAAACGACGTTAA
- the ybiB gene encoding DNA-binding protein YbiB: MDYRKIIKEVGRGKNHARDVDLDTARELYSRMLNGEVDDLEMGAILIALRIKGEGEAEMLGFYQAMQQHTMRLTPPVAKPMPVVIPSYNGARKQANLTPLLAILLHKFGFPVLVHGVSEDPSRVLTETIFALLGIQPTHHAGQAQAKLDGAQPVYVPVSAFCPPLEKQLALRWRMGVRNSAHTLAKLATPFAEDAALRLSSVSHPEYVPKVAKFLSTIGGRGVLMHGTEGEVYASPQRCPQISLIDARGMQILYERQALFATDQLSLPESKDPDVTARWIERCVSGTEPVPHSIKIQIACCLLAAEEVDSLGAGMTRVARSY, encoded by the coding sequence ATGGATTACCGCAAAATTATCAAAGAAGTGGGACGCGGAAAAAATCACGCTCGCGATGTGGATCTCGATACCGCGCGGGAGCTGTACAGCCGAATGCTGAACGGCGAAGTAGATGACCTGGAGATGGGGGCTATCCTGATTGCCCTGCGTATTAAGGGAGAAGGCGAGGCAGAGATGCTGGGATTTTATCAGGCCATGCAGCAGCACACTATGCGCCTGACGCCGCCGGTGGCAAAGCCGATGCCGGTCGTTATTCCCAGCTATAACGGGGCGCGTAAGCAGGCTAATCTGACCCCGCTGCTGGCCATCCTGCTGCATAAGTTTGGCTTTCCGGTACTGGTCCACGGCGTTAGCGAAGATCCGAGTCGCGTGCTCACCGAAACCATTTTTGCCCTGCTTGGCATTCAGCCTACCCATCATGCCGGGCAGGCGCAGGCAAAACTTGACGGTGCCCAGCCGGTGTATGTCCCGGTGAGCGCGTTTTGCCCGCCGCTGGAAAAACAGCTGGCGCTGCGCTGGAGAATGGGGGTGCGTAACAGCGCCCATACGCTGGCCAAGCTTGCGACGCCGTTTGCCGAAGATGCCGCGCTGCGGTTATCCAGCGTCTCGCACCCGGAATATGTTCCGAAGGTGGCAAAATTCCTGAGCACTATCGGTGGGCGCGGCGTGCTGATGCACGGTACGGAAGGCGAAGTTTATGCCAGCCCGCAGCGCTGTCCACAGATCAGTCTGATAGATGCCCGCGGCATGCAAATTCTGTATGAACGCCAGGCATTATTTGCAACCGATCAACTATCTCTGCCGGAGAGTAAAGATCCTGATGTCACCGCGCGCTGGATCGAGCGCTGCGTCAGCGGTACTGAGCCCGTGCCGCATTCAATCAAAATCCAGATCGCCTGCTGCCTGCTGGCAGCCGAAGAGGTCGATTCGCTGGGGGCCGGTATGACCCGCGTTGCCCGGAGTTACTGA
- the ybiJ gene encoding DUF1471 family protein YbiJ — MKTIKYAVAAIALSTLSFGAFAVEAVNPAQAQNMNKIGVVSADGATTLDGLEARLAEKAAAAGAKGYSITSTNGNNKMSGTAVIYN, encoded by the coding sequence ATGAAAACCATCAAATATGCTGTTGCTGCAATTGCCCTTTCTACCCTTTCTTTTGGCGCTTTCGCTGTTGAGGCCGTGAATCCGGCTCAGGCGCAGAACATGAATAAAATCGGCGTGGTTTCCGCTGACGGCGCGACCACCCTCGACGGTCTGGAAGCACGTCTGGCAGAAAAAGCAGCCGCTGCGGGCGCAAAAGGCTACAGCATCACCTCTACCAACGGTAATAACAAAATGAGCGGCACGGCAGTTATTTATAACTAA
- a CDS encoding DksA/TraR family C4-type zinc finger protein has translation MASGWANDGAVQDQIDSTIEDAVARARRDLPTGESVEFCEECDTPIPEARRKAIPGVRLCVNCQQKKDVKNAKFSGYNRRGSKDSQLR, from the coding sequence ATGGCATCAGGTTGGGCAAATGACGGTGCTGTGCAGGATCAAATTGACAGCACCATTGAAGATGCAGTCGCGCGTGCACGTCGCGACCTGCCAACGGGCGAAAGCGTCGAATTTTGTGAAGAATGCGATACCCCGATCCCCGAGGCACGGCGTAAAGCGATCCCTGGCGTGCGGCTATGCGTAAACTGCCAGCAGAAGAAAGACGTTAAAAATGCGAAATTCTCAGGATATAATCGCAGAGGGTCCAAGGACAGCCAGTTACGCTAA
- a CDS encoding flavin reductase family protein — protein MYFYQPSQGHGLPHDPLNAIIGPRPIGWIASRDAQGRDNLAPYSFFNCFNYRPPIIGFASSGWKDSVKNIIETKAFVWNLATLPLARQMNETSATLPSGDNEFLHASLTPAPSRIVDVPRVAESPVNFECRLSQCIQLTTANGAEIETWLVLGEVVAVHIDESLLEDGIYQTAKAQPILRAGGPSAYYSIDEANRFDLVRPDARQN, from the coding sequence ATGTATTTCTATCAGCCATCGCAGGGGCATGGCCTGCCTCACGATCCGCTTAATGCCATTATCGGTCCGCGTCCTATTGGCTGGATAGCCTCCCGGGATGCGCAAGGTCGCGACAATCTGGCGCCTTACAGTTTTTTTAACTGCTTTAATTATCGCCCACCCATTATTGGTTTTGCCAGCAGCGGCTGGAAAGACAGCGTGAAAAACATCATTGAAACGAAAGCGTTCGTCTGGAACCTTGCCACGCTGCCGCTGGCCAGACAAATGAATGAAACGTCAGCCACGCTCCCTTCTGGCGACAATGAGTTTTTACACGCCAGTTTAACTCCCGCGCCCAGCCGCATTGTTGACGTCCCGCGCGTGGCGGAAAGCCCGGTAAACTTCGAGTGCCGCCTCTCTCAATGCATTCAGTTAACCACCGCCAACGGCGCGGAGATAGAAACCTGGCTGGTGCTGGGCGAAGTGGTCGCCGTGCATATTGATGAATCACTGCTGGAAGACGGTATTTATCAGACGGCCAAAGCTCAGCCCATACTGCGTGCCGGTGGGCCGTCAGCGTATTACAGTATTGATGAGGCCAATCGTTTTGATTTAGTCCGCCCGGATGCCCGTCAGAACTGA